The nucleotide sequence tgtgctgctcttTCCACACAAGTTTAAAATGTCCATGTCTCACTAGCTTCTAATAGATGGATAGATCAATCTAAAGGCGTTATTCATGTGTAGAATTAAAAATCTCTTGTCAGTGTCATTCATACCAAGCCAGCATTTTGTGTGTTTCTACTTTGTGTCccatgaaaaaaaaggaaatgggtTTGAATCGAGGTTCAGTGACATGAAATGTTGAATGACATCCCTTTACAGGTTCTTTTGGAGCATCCTTTTGAAGCATCTGTAAATGCTTTATGTGGATTTGAATGAATTCCCTGCATGTGTCCTTTCTGTGCTGCTGCAGGCTCCGCCACAGGAACCGTCCCCACTTCTGTTCTGTCCTACTCTGACTACATCTCCCGTCCAGAGGAGCAGGCCAGCATTCTGCGCTTTGATAAGGACGAGACGGAGAAGCACTGTCGTGTGGTGATCATTGATGACTCACTGTATGAGGGAGAGGAGAGCTTCAACGTGACCCTCAGTATGCCTGTGGGAGGCCGTCTGGGGCCAGAATACCCCACTGCTCTTATCCGCATACTGCCAGACCAGGACGACGGTAAGAGCTTGCTTGCTTTTGTTTGAATGAAAGTAAACATGAAATCTTCACTCCAGGAAATATTGATGGTCATATTGACGATTTGATGATAATATACACGTGACctgaacaaagaaagaaacaaactcacttcTGTGTCATAAACGGGGTTATAGGAGCCagtgttatattagtattatttcagttttagttattttattaccaatttgaaatgatcaaatttgaaaaattatatactgtatatacacataatatttgtattatttaattattatttatattattatttagtgattttagttttattttaaggaaCCAGTTTTTATggctttattaatttctttctatAATAAACATGGTTGGTGCTGTGGCATAGTGGTGTAGTGCTCATGCTGTAGTGCTTATGTGAGAAATGTGAGTTTGAGTCTGGCTCGCGTCATTTCCTGTTCCCCTTTCCcccaaaaacaataaaagtacaaaaagtaacaaataaaaactggaaatatttttttaaacaaaaaaatgattgCTTAAAATTCAGTCTGTAAACCATACAAATAGAGCTATTTATAGTCCATATCATGCCAGGACAGATATGTATTTGTTAGCTCAACACGCAGTGATATTTAAAGAACCATTTATCTTTTTCCAAAGCTTTGTATAGCTGCAGAATTTATGTGTGTCTCATGCACATACAGCAGCGAGCAGATGAACCAAGAATAGACACAATGCACATGTAAA is from Carassius auratus strain Wakin unplaced genomic scaffold, ASM336829v1 scaf_tig00016117, whole genome shotgun sequence and encodes:
- the LOC113075005 gene encoding FRAS1-related extracellular matrix protein 2-like; the encoded protein is MPEQAPTQPDGLLCNTTQYTAESTVFFLQASFAVEEDIGELLIPVRRRGDVSEELMVVCHTQQGSATGTVPTSVLSYSDYISRPEEQASILRFDKDETEKHCRVVIIDDSLYEGEESFNVTLSMPVGGRLGPEYPTALIRILPDQDD